A region from the uncultured Draconibacterium sp. genome encodes:
- a CDS encoding phospholipase D-like domain-containing protein, producing the protein MQELFNYFVNHKSALKKRHLPKSVAVQLKRLTRHQRDRLKLQLTETAKTLDELDKSQAIDWLQTCTQLINEHAFHFNRVFFSPGNEIKNEIKYLLEHAHTSVDLCIFTITDNELAQKIKVCHKRGVKVRIITDDEKTTDNGSEILKLAKAGIPVKIDHSHYHMHNKFGIIDERIAITGSFNWTYTATKHNQENLLATSKFEIVKQYNDEFERLWDSLFTF; encoded by the coding sequence ATGCAGGAACTGTTTAATTATTTTGTTAACCATAAAAGTGCTCTTAAGAAAAGGCACCTTCCAAAATCAGTAGCAGTTCAGCTGAAAAGACTAACCAGGCATCAGCGCGACCGGCTAAAACTGCAGTTGACAGAAACAGCTAAAACGCTTGATGAGCTGGATAAAAGCCAGGCAATCGACTGGCTGCAAACCTGCACCCAACTTATTAACGAGCATGCCTTCCATTTTAACCGCGTATTTTTTAGTCCGGGTAACGAAATTAAAAACGAAATTAAATACCTGCTCGAGCATGCCCATACTTCGGTTGACCTGTGCATTTTTACCATTACCGACAACGAACTGGCACAAAAAATTAAAGTTTGCCATAAACGTGGCGTAAAAGTGCGTATAATTACCGACGACGAAAAGACCACCGATAACGGTTCTGAAATTTTAAAACTCGCCAAAGCCGGAATTCCTGTTAAAATCGATCATTCGCATTACCACATGCACAATAAATTTGGAATAATTGATGAGCGCATTGCCATAACCGGCAGTTTCAACTGGACCTATACGGCTACAAAACACAACCAGGAAAACTTACTTGCTACTTCAAAATTTGAAATAGTAAAACAATATAACGATGAGTTTGAACGGCTTTGGGATTCCTTATTCACGTTCTGA
- a CDS encoding carboxypeptidase-like regulatory domain-containing protein, which produces MSGKRHHFILTIILVVVAFPSVKAQEKLAVSGIIRDAGTQEPIIYANIAFPDLGIGTSSNEKGEFTIKNVPSGPHKLSVTYIGYQEYTLDMILKKDVTLNIKLKLQSLGLDEVIVTAENSSSGATASKIKRDAIDHVQASSLKEVMQLIPGNLSQNPNLASPEKVSIREVDTDVNSALGTAIVVDGIPMSNDGNMQQSIQGGFSSVAGTGVDLRQISVDNIESITVDVGIPSAEHGNLTSGAVHIKTKTGGSPYNVKLQADPHTKQFALGKGYLLNNDRGVINIDAGYTDSYQYIYKNTDEFKRINASTKYTNTFFREQNPLNIEVKADYFESLDGQKWDPDMKAEEEHYAKDRKLQSKISALWSLNKSFLKSVSLDAGYTKTWQEGFEKTLEANSSGANVIISSKTDGEYEAVYGPSSYYSEVTYDGRPFNLYAKLKTRLYHKTEKTTNSILLGTEWRTTGNNGEGRTFDVDNPPAGESTRPRPFTDIPSLNQLSFFAEDKIDLTLGSTHLNLMAGVRMDNIQPEGIFATDGSLSFDPRLNISYNIIDRNRNYFLRNLTLRMGYGKTTKSPTLTHLYPDKDYNDVKNFDYYPELVVATTKVMEDTRNYDLKASHSKKYEAGIDFQLGEIKSRITGFYEKHEGGFITDRSYFLMTYKDYEQPDAGLSPYFVEGEGVFYDDPETGETVAVPYEMDEKWKSYSTYRNARTRIKRGVEYNIDFGKIKALRTSFNLNGAWLQTETYTTDAPYWETVQYTIYEGNSSKQVSFIAKFPNQLGYGTVKERLNSNLNIITHIPEIKMLVTLTTQVVWYEKDWRKTYDDYKFYTLAELRDYLEQPDLFSSHDEDYYYYYLPNSYNTYNGIEHEYTINDFQESIHQLAIDTERRYRFDPLTLSPLILCNIKISKDIAQRFKLSFYANNFLNIRPWELNEREGRYIRRNSAPYFGADIKMQF; this is translated from the coding sequence ATGTCAGGGAAACGGCATCATTTTATCTTAACGATCATCCTTGTTGTTGTGGCTTTTCCTTCTGTAAAGGCCCAGGAGAAATTAGCTGTAAGCGGAATTATCCGTGATGCAGGAACACAGGAACCTATCATTTATGCAAATATTGCTTTCCCTGATCTGGGTATTGGAACCTCATCAAACGAAAAAGGTGAGTTTACAATCAAAAATGTACCTTCCGGGCCACACAAACTCTCAGTCACCTACATTGGTTATCAAGAGTATACGCTCGATATGATATTAAAAAAAGATGTTACCCTCAACATTAAACTAAAACTTCAATCGCTAGGTTTAGATGAAGTTATTGTTACAGCCGAAAACTCATCATCAGGAGCCACTGCTTCAAAAATTAAGCGCGATGCTATTGACCATGTTCAGGCATCCAGTTTAAAAGAGGTGATGCAGTTAATCCCCGGCAATCTTTCGCAAAACCCAAATTTAGCCTCTCCTGAGAAGGTTAGTATTCGGGAAGTTGACACCGATGTGAACAGTGCTTTGGGAACTGCCATAGTAGTTGACGGTATTCCAATGTCGAACGACGGAAATATGCAGCAAAGTATACAAGGTGGATTTTCCTCTGTAGCAGGCACCGGGGTCGACCTCAGGCAGATTTCGGTTGATAATATTGAATCCATCACAGTTGATGTTGGTATTCCTTCAGCTGAACATGGCAACCTCACATCCGGAGCAGTTCATATTAAAACTAAAACCGGAGGTTCGCCATACAATGTAAAATTGCAAGCCGATCCGCACACCAAACAATTTGCTCTCGGAAAAGGCTATTTACTGAATAATGATCGCGGTGTTATAAACATCGATGCCGGCTACACCGATTCCTATCAGTACATTTATAAAAATACTGATGAATTCAAACGAATTAATGCCTCTACAAAATACACCAACACCTTTTTCCGCGAACAAAATCCGTTAAATATTGAAGTTAAGGCCGATTATTTTGAATCGCTTGACGGCCAAAAATGGGATCCGGATATGAAAGCGGAAGAAGAACACTATGCAAAAGACAGAAAATTACAATCAAAAATATCGGCGCTTTGGTCGCTGAATAAATCATTTTTAAAAAGTGTATCGCTGGATGCCGGTTATACAAAAACCTGGCAGGAAGGTTTTGAAAAAACACTGGAAGCCAATAGTTCAGGTGCAAATGTTATTATCTCATCGAAAACCGATGGAGAATATGAAGCTGTCTACGGACCTTCTTCTTATTACTCTGAAGTTACCTACGATGGAAGACCGTTTAACCTGTACGCCAAACTTAAAACAAGACTTTATCATAAAACAGAGAAAACCACTAATAGTATTTTGTTAGGAACAGAGTGGCGTACAACAGGAAACAATGGCGAAGGACGCACCTTCGACGTAGACAATCCTCCGGCCGGTGAAAGCACCCGCCCACGGCCTTTTACTGATATCCCTTCGTTAAACCAATTATCGTTTTTTGCCGAAGATAAAATCGATCTTACTTTGGGATCCACTCATCTTAATTTAATGGCCGGAGTGCGAATGGATAATATTCAACCGGAAGGAATTTTTGCAACAGACGGAAGTCTTAGTTTTGATCCCCGCCTGAATATCAGTTACAACATAATTGACCGAAACAGAAACTATTTCCTAAGAAACCTGACCTTACGCATGGGATATGGAAAAACCACAAAATCTCCTACCCTAACCCATCTTTATCCTGACAAAGATTATAACGATGTAAAAAACTTCGATTATTATCCCGAGTTGGTAGTAGCCACAACAAAAGTTATGGAAGATACCAGGAATTACGACCTTAAAGCTTCACACAGTAAAAAATATGAGGCAGGGATTGACTTTCAGTTGGGAGAAATTAAATCGCGTATTACTGGTTTTTACGAAAAACATGAAGGCGGATTTATTACCGACAGGAGCTATTTCCTGATGACATATAAAGATTACGAACAACCCGATGCAGGTTTAAGTCCTTATTTTGTTGAAGGAGAAGGTGTTTTTTACGATGACCCTGAAACTGGCGAAACCGTTGCAGTTCCATACGAAATGGACGAAAAATGGAAAAGCTACAGCACTTACAGAAATGCCCGAACCCGAATAAAACGAGGAGTGGAATATAATATTGACTTTGGTAAAATTAAAGCATTGCGCACCTCTTTTAATCTGAACGGAGCCTGGTTACAAACCGAAACATATACTACCGATGCTCCCTATTGGGAGACTGTTCAATATACCATCTACGAGGGTAATTCAAGTAAACAGGTCTCTTTTATAGCAAAGTTCCCCAATCAGTTGGGATATGGTACAGTTAAAGAACGCCTGAATTCTAACCTGAATATTATTACCCACATCCCTGAAATTAAAATGCTGGTGACACTTACAACTCAGGTTGTGTGGTACGAAAAAGACTGGCGAAAAACCTATGATGATTATAAGTTTTACACGCTTGCCGAATTGCGCGACTACCTTGAACAGCCTGACCTGTTCAGCTCGCATGATGAAGATTATTACTACTACTATTTACCAAACAGTTACAACACGTATAATGGCATTGAACATGAATATACAATCAACGATTTTCAAGAATCAATACACCAACTGGCCATTGACACAGAAAGGCGTTATCGCTTTGATCCGTTAACGCTCTCTCCTCTAATACTTTGTAACATCAAAATATCAAAAGATATTGCTCAACGCTTTAAGCTATCCTTTTATGCCAATAATTTCCTGAATATACGCCCATGGGAATTAAATGAACGCGAAGGAAGGTATATACGTAGAAACAGTGCTCCATATTTTGGAGCAGATATTAAAATGCAGTTTTAA
- a CDS encoding ABC transporter ATP-binding protein gives MSEYAIECNNLTHYYGKKLVYENLNIKVREGSILGLLGKNGAGKTTTINILNGFLQPRSGECLIYGENTQHLTPENKARIGFLIEGHIQYAFMNIHQIEKFYSKFYKKWDNEPYWQLMSKLKVTPTQKISTMSCGQRSQVALGLILAQDPDLLILDDFSMGLDPGYRRLFIDYLREYAKAKKKTIFTTSHIIQDMERLIDDVLIMDYNRVLAQRDVNEFMREFKQFYLEVENPSIDLSNEDFVANFEKVNNKIEIYTYQSEQMVLDFLKSKGIAYKNFQKVEMGLEDAFIGLTGKY, from the coding sequence ATGAGCGAATACGCAATTGAATGTAATAACCTCACCCATTATTATGGGAAAAAACTGGTGTACGAGAACCTGAACATCAAGGTTCGGGAAGGTAGTATACTGGGACTTTTGGGGAAAAATGGTGCAGGAAAAACAACCACCATTAACATATTGAATGGTTTTTTGCAGCCCCGCAGCGGCGAATGTCTAATTTATGGAGAGAATACACAACATTTAACGCCTGAGAATAAAGCGCGAATTGGATTCTTAATTGAAGGACATATTCAGTATGCATTTATGAACATTCACCAGATAGAGAAATTTTACTCAAAATTTTACAAAAAGTGGGATAACGAACCATACTGGCAATTGATGTCGAAGTTAAAAGTTACGCCTACCCAAAAAATCTCCACCATGTCGTGCGGTCAGCGTTCACAGGTTGCGTTAGGATTAATTCTGGCACAAGATCCCGATCTGCTTATTCTCGACGATTTCTCCATGGGGCTCGATCCGGGTTATCGCCGGCTGTTTATTGATTACCTGCGCGAATATGCCAAAGCGAAAAAGAAAACCATATTCACAACTTCTCATATCATTCAGGACATGGAGCGCCTGATAGACGATGTGTTAATTATGGATTATAACCGTGTACTGGCTCAACGCGATGTAAATGAGTTTATGCGCGAGTTCAAACAGTTTTACCTCGAAGTGGAAAATCCATCAATCGACCTGTCGAACGAGGACTTCGTAGCCAACTTCGAGAAAGTAAACAACAAAATAGAGATTTACACTTACCAGTCGGAGCAAATGGTGCTTGACTTTTTGAAAAGCAAAGGTATTGCCTACAAGAATTTTCAGAAAGTTGAAATGGGACTGGAAGACGCTTTTATTGGTTTAACCGGAAAATATTAA
- a CDS encoding DUF6850 family outer membrane beta-barrel protein: MNRIKHITSFLIVLVALFNVCRANSSDAVSLQSSQSTESILLLKSPWSVSENAAGLQFLELPRRIGRVSVFYNNSKGDYHLFQQGQENLQYGFYTNGYTHLKNWNFYGNFSYYSQVDKDIRWSDVMEPYNDNPYTLGDDIGGKYIKEYFDMNAKAAWHANERLNLGFEVNYQTGVGTRRKDPRPVNKATDFRFKPGIVYTINNFNIGLNFKIETAKEDIEVELVADSTYTFYHFKGLGVFSSSYERDLRTQEVTTLGGALQFGFNGSALQNMTEISFFQKETDIKRGVSVPLQVVLLEKFQTDVNSVFLFGESDQTVKRLRLHFNDKHIYGHEPVVEPKQVQENYQWSTAAKYVLYWHQENTVGVNYDYYRLLDKNHYNWGMALGGELYASETSYYFVPEKNEQQLKYYSVNAAVKKEMLTSFADLIFEINGKYQKGFDSYYKLVDEETLLELTNTDFVENDFDYYNSAMSEIGAKIGFGKKIKMYREWMQMYLNANYSKQFSQMANNPDRTYINLQFGINF, translated from the coding sequence ATGAATAGAATAAAGCACATAACATCTTTTCTCATCGTTTTAGTGGCACTGTTTAATGTTTGCCGGGCAAATTCCAGCGATGCTGTTTCATTACAATCGTCTCAGTCGACCGAATCAATTTTACTGCTAAAAAGTCCCTGGTCGGTTTCGGAGAATGCTGCCGGATTACAATTTCTTGAGCTGCCCCGAAGGATAGGTAGAGTTTCGGTTTTTTACAACAACAGTAAAGGCGACTATCACTTGTTTCAGCAAGGCCAGGAAAACCTTCAATATGGTTTTTATACCAATGGTTACACACATCTTAAAAACTGGAATTTCTACGGCAATTTTAGTTATTACAGTCAGGTTGACAAAGATATTCGCTGGTCTGATGTGATGGAACCATACAACGATAATCCTTATACACTTGGCGACGACATTGGCGGTAAATACATTAAAGAATATTTCGACATGAATGCCAAAGCTGCCTGGCATGCCAACGAACGACTGAATTTGGGATTTGAAGTGAATTACCAAACCGGGGTTGGAACACGGAGAAAGGATCCAAGGCCGGTGAACAAAGCAACTGATTTTAGATTTAAACCCGGAATCGTATACACCATCAATAATTTCAACATTGGATTAAACTTCAAAATTGAAACCGCCAAAGAAGATATTGAGGTTGAACTTGTAGCTGATTCAACCTATACTTTTTACCACTTTAAAGGGCTTGGTGTATTCTCATCCTCTTACGAACGTGATTTAAGAACACAGGAAGTAACAACTCTTGGCGGTGCTCTTCAATTCGGTTTTAATGGTTCCGCACTTCAGAACATGACAGAAATATCGTTCTTTCAGAAAGAAACAGATATTAAACGAGGTGTGAGTGTTCCTCTTCAGGTAGTACTGCTCGAGAAATTTCAAACCGATGTAAATTCGGTATTCCTTTTTGGCGAAAGTGATCAAACTGTAAAAAGGTTAAGGTTACATTTTAACGACAAACATATTTACGGACACGAACCGGTTGTTGAACCAAAACAGGTTCAGGAAAATTACCAATGGTCAACCGCTGCCAAATATGTATTATACTGGCACCAGGAAAATACAGTTGGTGTAAACTACGATTATTATAGACTTTTAGACAAGAATCATTATAACTGGGGAATGGCACTTGGAGGAGAACTATACGCCAGTGAAACGTCCTACTATTTTGTGCCGGAAAAAAACGAACAACAACTCAAATACTACTCGGTAAATGCAGCCGTAAAAAAGGAGATGCTTACATCTTTTGCCGATCTTATTTTTGAGATAAATGGAAAATACCAAAAAGGATTCGACAGTTATTATAAACTGGTTGATGAAGAAACACTTTTGGAACTGACAAATACCGATTTTGTTGAAAACGATTTCGATTATTACAATTCGGCAATGTCGGAAATTGGTGCAAAAATTGGTTTCGGGAAAAAAATAAAAATGTATCGCGAGTGGATGCAGATGTATCTGAATGCCAATTACTCCAAACAATTTTCTCAAATGGCAAATAATCCAGACCGCACATATATAAATCTACAATTCGGAATTAACTTTTAA
- a CDS encoding DUF4876 domain-containing protein has translation MKYLIYIGLLFLFACEMHEIPQTYDIDITVYYPDTLFNAAPLSNATIEIVNKQTGRKYSQLSDGKGNVHFEVRGGLYDINVSSMQNYLLEIDGDSEYKDLIFNETVFDKKILTATHLNIHTTLTILNTGFVISELYNSGCRTPEGKLYYRDLFIEIYNNSDVTLFADGLCFGNLWYKNTYTPNPLLKPDGSFPPSIACWSYIAVIPGSGSDYPVNPGETFVIALSAINHRDDPNGNINSIDLSKSDFELFIEDGKYVDNPGVLNANMIQIHERPFSKVMVFNVKGQSSIIFKIPDNNFQAFFGDPENYVFPPRSSDRCILVPESWIIDGVENPELNPTVYQRLPNNIDSGYIQHKGTGERVSIKRKIQKVVDGRVVLMDTNNSSNDFLTNQEPTPGVIESE, from the coding sequence GTGAAATATCTGATATACATAGGACTATTGTTTTTGTTTGCGTGCGAAATGCATGAAATTCCGCAAACCTATGATATTGACATCACCGTTTACTATCCCGATACATTATTTAATGCTGCTCCTTTATCAAATGCTACAATCGAAATAGTTAACAAGCAAACAGGAAGAAAATATTCACAACTTTCTGATGGAAAGGGAAATGTTCATTTTGAAGTTAGAGGTGGGCTGTACGACATAAACGTTTCTTCTATGCAAAATTATCTTCTGGAAATAGATGGAGACTCGGAATACAAGGATTTAATTTTTAATGAAACTGTATTTGACAAGAAAATACTTACAGCTACGCACCTGAACATTCACACAACACTTACCATATTGAATACAGGATTTGTCATAAGCGAATTATATAACTCTGGCTGTCGAACTCCTGAAGGCAAATTGTATTACAGAGACCTATTCATAGAGATATATAATAATTCAGATGTAACACTATTTGCTGATGGATTATGTTTTGGTAATCTATGGTATAAAAATACCTATACGCCTAATCCATTGTTAAAACCCGATGGAAGTTTCCCTCCTAGCATTGCATGTTGGAGTTATATTGCCGTAATTCCGGGAAGCGGTTCTGATTACCCGGTAAATCCTGGCGAAACCTTTGTTATCGCTTTATCGGCAATAAACCATCGTGACGATCCAAATGGCAATATCAATTCCATTGATCTGTCAAAGTCTGATTTTGAATTATTCATAGAAGACGGTAAATATGTAGATAATCCCGGTGTCTTAAATGCGAATATGATTCAGATTCATGAACGTCCTTTTTCAAAAGTTATGGTTTTTAATGTAAAAGGGCAATCATCCATTATTTTTAAGATACCAGACAACAACTTTCAAGCTTTTTTCGGCGATCCAGAAAACTACGTTTTCCCGCCTCGCAGCTCCGACCGATGCATATTAGTGCCTGAAAGTTGGATCATTGATGGGGTGGAGAATCCTGAATTAAATCCGACTGTTTACCAACGTTTGCCCAATAATATCGATTCGGGATATATTCAACACAAAGGAACTGGCGAAAGAGTTTCAATTAAAAGAAAAATACAGAAGGTTGTTGATGGCAGAGTTGTTCTAATGGACACCAACAATTCAAGCAACGATTTTTTAACCAACCAGGAGCCAACTCCGGGAGTAATTGAAAGTGAATAA
- a CDS encoding DUF4857 domain-containing protein has product MVKFSRYILVVIAIFSLAVALPRLYWISFEKPIKSPSIFYSCVDKDFFMIRPADGGIKTNSKGEEFSRDEFELKLPLNYSRQLTLNRTMPDSINGVEMDLHEISRNRSFFRVRPKDIDTPLPSLYPLFESQSGRANLEMPDDFFRIAWRMEFIDAGTNNILEEKSRMFSAVLYKRGFQFPATSINGIPTTRKSCDEGYLVLDSADQLFHIKMIKGKPFIRKVEVPEGLRFKHIACVDFSDKLYYAYLFSTDHDVYVLTQYDYLLQKLEVEDIHPELNEVRILGDLFNYTVTSLGNGFISTSVLDKDFKFVDQYKETWSTRDERIEGKIAQLLFPFELKLTDGKSSYIRFFGAFHSSFLWLILSFVLIVTHFIIITKRKEKIKNQIVDLILISITGIFGFIAVNFFPNKFFD; this is encoded by the coding sequence ATGGTTAAATTTAGCAGATATATACTCGTCGTGATAGCCATTTTTAGTCTGGCTGTTGCCCTACCCCGTTTGTATTGGATTTCTTTTGAAAAGCCAATTAAGTCACCAAGTATCTTTTATAGTTGTGTTGATAAGGATTTTTTTATGATTCGACCAGCTGATGGTGGAATAAAAACAAATTCAAAAGGGGAAGAATTCTCGCGCGATGAATTTGAATTAAAACTCCCGTTGAATTATAGTCGCCAGCTTACCTTAAACCGAACAATGCCCGACTCGATAAACGGGGTTGAAATGGATTTGCATGAAATAAGCCGAAACCGTTCATTTTTCAGGGTGCGCCCCAAAGATATCGACACACCACTCCCATCGTTGTACCCGCTTTTCGAATCGCAATCAGGACGAGCAAACCTGGAAATGCCTGATGATTTTTTTCGCATTGCTTGGCGAATGGAATTCATTGATGCAGGTACGAATAATATTCTCGAAGAAAAGAGCCGGATGTTTTCTGCTGTACTTTATAAGCGTGGTTTTCAGTTTCCTGCCACATCGATAAACGGAATTCCAACAACCCGCAAATCGTGCGACGAAGGCTACCTCGTTCTCGACAGTGCAGATCAGCTTTTTCACATCAAAATGATTAAAGGGAAGCCATTTATACGTAAAGTTGAAGTACCTGAAGGACTCCGATTCAAGCATATTGCCTGTGTAGACTTTAGCGACAAGCTGTATTATGCTTACTTATTTTCAACCGATCACGATGTATATGTTTTAACTCAATACGATTACCTCTTGCAAAAACTTGAGGTTGAAGATATACACCCTGAACTAAATGAAGTACGCATTTTAGGCGACTTGTTTAATTACACAGTAACGAGTTTAGGCAACGGTTTTATCTCAACCAGTGTTTTAGATAAAGACTTTAAATTTGTTGACCAGTACAAAGAAACTTGGTCTACTCGTGATGAACGAATTGAAGGTAAAATTGCACAATTACTTTTTCCTTTTGAATTAAAACTTACCGACGGTAAATCATCATACATTAGGTTTTTCGGAGCCTTTCACTCATCATTTTTATGGCTTATTCTAAGTTTTGTTTTAATCGTAACGCATTTTATCATTATAACGAAACGTAAGGAGAAGATAAAAAATCAAATAGTAGATCTGATACTAATTAGTATAACAGGAATTTTCGGCTTTATAGCCGTAAACTTTTTCCCTAATAAGTTTTTTGATTAA
- the prmA gene encoding 50S ribosomal protein L11 methyltransferase, which produces MDYQKVTIQITPFQEWLRDVLNAQLAEIGFDSFVETEEGFEAFIPAASFSEENLNAVLADFSGDFSFNVESEFIADQNWNEEWEKNYFKPLVIGGECMIRAPFHTEFPEAKYEIIIEPNMAFGTGNHETTATIIESILQNDLSGKTILDMGCGTGILSILASMKGAKQITAIDIDKWSYEGTLENAQLNNISNIEIKLGDASILGTDTFDLIFANIHKNVLLNDMEAYYSVLNMGGTLILSGFYKEDIPDIKRKAESLGMVDAGFVEKNNWVAHSFTK; this is translated from the coding sequence ATGGATTACCAAAAAGTTACTATACAAATCACACCGTTTCAAGAGTGGCTGCGCGATGTTTTAAATGCTCAACTGGCAGAAATTGGCTTCGATAGTTTTGTGGAAACCGAAGAAGGATTCGAAGCTTTTATTCCGGCAGCCAGTTTCTCAGAAGAAAATTTAAACGCTGTGCTGGCAGATTTCTCCGGGGATTTTTCTTTTAATGTAGAATCAGAGTTTATTGCTGACCAAAACTGGAACGAAGAGTGGGAAAAAAACTATTTCAAACCACTTGTAATAGGCGGAGAATGTATGATAAGAGCGCCATTTCATACGGAATTTCCTGAGGCTAAATACGAAATTATTATTGAGCCGAACATGGCCTTTGGTACCGGGAATCATGAAACAACAGCTACCATTATCGAGTCGATTCTGCAAAACGATTTGAGTGGAAAGACCATTCTTGATATGGGTTGCGGAACAGGAATTCTCAGCATTCTGGCATCGATGAAAGGGGCAAAACAGATTACTGCCATCGACATCGATAAGTGGTCGTACGAAGGAACACTGGAAAATGCCCAACTAAACAACATCAGCAACATTGAAATAAAACTTGGTGATGCAAGTATACTCGGCACCGATACATTCGACCTGATTTTTGCCAACATTCATAAAAACGTTTTACTGAATGATATGGAAGCTTATTATTCGGTGCTAAACATGGGCGGCACCTTAATTCTGAGCGGTTTTTATAAAGAAGACATTCCGGATATTAAAAGAAAAGCCGAAAGCCTAGGCATGGTAGATGCCGGTTTTGTGGAAAAAAACAACTGGGTGGCACACTCGTTTACCAAATAA
- a CDS encoding DUF4876 domain-containing protein, whose product MKKFLYLILVLLIACESYDEPATYNFSVKACYPENINDGGIVSDQEIIVRNIQTGREYTAQTNREGTATFNVRGGNYDILISFQEKHTIDIDGYPTEKTLLFNGSLTGELILDDDITLTLDTEYSIENEGFVIKEFYCSGSRTPEDKSYGADKFIEIYNNTDKVLYSDGLCFGVIRHTVSYEPTPWVDENGDLLPRIPLWSFVAIVPGSGEDYPIQPGESFIIALSGLNHRDDPNGNPLSFDLSSAAWEMVVEDGKYVDVPGVPNILMQRLTQGSAMVMDVRGQPVIIFRLPSDDLEAVFTDPDNFMIEPGGSFNCFMVPRAWVIDGVDNLRLDDRGLFKRLPNSIDVGYIQHRGGYEGVSIRRKVKEVINGHIVYVDTNNSANDFLTNQEPTPGVIASE is encoded by the coding sequence ATGAAAAAGTTTTTATACCTGATACTTGTGTTACTGATAGCATGTGAAAGCTACGATGAACCTGCTACTTATAATTTTTCGGTAAAGGCCTGTTATCCGGAAAATATAAATGATGGAGGCATCGTTAGCGACCAGGAAATTATTGTTCGTAATATTCAAACCGGCAGAGAGTATACAGCCCAGACGAATAGAGAAGGGACAGCAACCTTTAATGTAAGAGGCGGAAACTATGATATTCTGATTTCATTTCAGGAAAAACATACCATCGACATCGATGGTTACCCAACAGAAAAAACACTATTATTCAACGGTAGTTTAACCGGAGAATTAATTCTTGACGATGATATCACTTTAACACTCGACACCGAGTACTCAATCGAAAATGAAGGTTTTGTAATTAAAGAATTTTATTGTTCCGGCAGCCGAACTCCAGAAGATAAATCATACGGAGCAGACAAGTTCATTGAAATTTATAACAATACCGACAAGGTGTTGTATTCCGATGGACTATGTTTTGGAGTAATCCGTCACACGGTTAGTTACGAGCCTACTCCCTGGGTAGATGAGAATGGCGATCTTCTACCACGCATTCCGTTGTGGAGCTTTGTAGCCATAGTTCCCGGCTCCGGAGAAGATTACCCCATTCAACCCGGAGAATCATTTATTATTGCGCTGTCCGGGTTGAATCACAGAGACGATCCCAACGGAAATCCACTTTCATTCGATCTGTCTAGCGCTGCCTGGGAAATGGTGGTTGAAGATGGTAAATATGTTGATGTTCCGGGCGTTCCAAATATTTTAATGCAACGACTTACACAGGGATCAGCTATGGTTATGGATGTACGAGGTCAACCAGTAATAATTTTCCGTTTACCTTCGGATGACTTAGAAGCTGTTTTTACCGATCCCGATAATTTTATGATCGAGCCGGGAGGTTCATTCAACTGCTTTATGGTTCCCCGCGCCTGGGTGATTGACGGAGTAGATAATTTGCGTCTAGACGACCGCGGCTTATTTAAACGTCTTCCAAACAGTATTGATGTTGGTTACATACAACACCGCGGAGGTTACGAAGGCGTTTCTATCAGAAGGAAAGTAAAAGAAGTGATAAACGGACACATTGTTTATGTAGACACGAATAACTCAGCTAATGATTTTCTTACCAACCAGGAGCCAACTCCGGGAGTAATTGCAAGTGAATAA